The Devosia sp. A16 genome includes a window with the following:
- a CDS encoding phosphotriesterase family protein, translated as MKLLHTTLGPKRADELGMILPHEHVFVDLRTPDQPGYAQADPAEVVRVMAPEIEAIKARGITALVECSTGGVGLRVDIDLAVSRATGFPIVVPTGNYREPWIPNWVRDATEAELEVRMYRDLSEGVGDTGVKAAWIKVSAGDDGITPLEAKILRAAARAAQRTGAVIGSHTIRGRVVMDQLDIIEAEGYRADRFISIHTQEEHDFGLNIAVAQRGAWIEYDHVGRAPDAAVSELILRALDADLGSQLLLSHDRGWYDPAIPGGGTPTPYTHLSDVMLPLLQAKGVDADTIRLLTVTNPFAAFAR; from the coding sequence ATGAAACTGCTGCATACGACCCTCGGCCCGAAGCGCGCCGACGAGCTGGGCATGATCCTGCCGCACGAGCACGTGTTCGTGGATCTCAGGACCCCCGACCAGCCCGGCTATGCCCAGGCCGACCCCGCCGAAGTGGTGCGGGTCATGGCGCCCGAGATCGAGGCGATCAAGGCGCGCGGCATCACCGCCCTGGTCGAGTGCTCGACCGGTGGCGTCGGTCTGCGGGTCGATATCGACCTGGCGGTCAGCCGGGCGACCGGCTTTCCGATCGTCGTTCCCACCGGCAACTATCGCGAACCATGGATTCCCAATTGGGTGCGGGACGCCACTGAAGCCGAACTCGAGGTCCGGATGTATCGCGACCTCAGCGAGGGCGTCGGCGATACCGGGGTGAAGGCGGCGTGGATCAAGGTGTCGGCGGGCGACGACGGGATCACCCCGCTCGAGGCAAAGATCCTCCGGGCGGCGGCACGGGCGGCCCAGCGCACCGGAGCGGTGATCGGCAGCCACACCATCAGGGGGCGAGTGGTGATGGATCAGCTCGACATCATCGAGGCCGAGGGCTATCGCGCCGACCGCTTCATTTCGATCCACACCCAGGAGGAGCACGATTTCGGCCTCAACATCGCCGTGGCGCAGCGCGGCGCCTGGATCGAATACGACCATGTCGGGCGCGCGCCGGATGCGGCGGTGAGCGAGCTGATCCTCCGCGCGCTCGATGCCGACCTCGGCTCGCAGCTGCTGCTCAGCCACGACCGCGGCTGGTACGATCCCGCCATTCCCGGCGGCGGCACGCCGACGCCCTACACCCACCTCAGCGACGTGATGCTGCCGCTGCTCCAGGCCAAGGGGGTCGATGCGGACACCATCCGCTTGCTGACCGTCACCAACCCGTTCGCCGCCTTCGCTCGCTGA
- the cfa gene encoding cyclopropane fatty acyl phospholipid synthase — MSAGPKSYFTSILKDAGIELGGSRPFDVTVHDDRLWARALSHGTLGFGEAYMDGWFDTDALDQFIYKLLEYDIYAHLKPDIGLALSFVRGKLLNLQRARVTEVGERHYDIGNDLYAAMLDKRMMYSCGYWAEATTLDAAQEAKLDLICRKVGLEPGMKILDIGSGWGGFLKFAAERYGVEGVGITISKEQAAYAEATKGSLPIETRLMDYMALEGQFDRVISIGMFEHVGYKNYAAYLNKVRSLLKPDGLFLLHTIGNNFSSTHGDPWTEKYIFPNGMLPSIKQIAAASERVFVIEDWHNFGADYDRTLMAWWANFDAAWPSLRDRYGDRFWRMWRFYLQVFAAMFRARNIQLWQVVLSPGGVRGGYRRIS, encoded by the coding sequence ATGAGCGCCGGGCCAAAGTCCTACTTCACCTCCATCCTGAAAGACGCAGGCATCGAACTGGGCGGCAGCCGGCCCTTCGATGTCACCGTGCATGATGACCGCTTGTGGGCCCGCGCCCTGAGTCACGGCACGCTCGGCTTCGGCGAAGCCTATATGGATGGCTGGTTCGACACCGATGCGCTCGACCAGTTCATCTACAAGCTGCTCGAGTACGACATCTACGCGCACCTGAAGCCCGACATCGGTCTGGCGCTGAGTTTTGTGCGCGGCAAGCTGCTCAACCTGCAGCGCGCCCGCGTCACCGAAGTGGGGGAGCGGCACTACGACATCGGCAACGATCTCTATGCGGCCATGCTCGACAAGCGGATGATGTACTCGTGCGGCTACTGGGCCGAGGCGACGACGCTCGATGCCGCCCAGGAAGCCAAGCTCGATCTGATCTGTCGCAAGGTCGGGCTCGAGCCAGGCATGAAGATCCTCGATATCGGCTCGGGTTGGGGTGGGTTCCTCAAGTTCGCCGCCGAACGCTATGGCGTTGAGGGCGTCGGCATCACCATCTCGAAGGAGCAGGCCGCCTATGCCGAGGCGACCAAGGGCAGCCTGCCGATCGAGACCCGGCTGATGGACTATATGGCGCTCGAAGGCCAGTTCGACCGCGTCATCTCGATCGGCATGTTCGAGCATGTCGGCTACAAGAATTATGCCGCCTACCTCAACAAGGTCCGCTCGCTGCTCAAGCCCGACGGGCTGTTCCTGCTCCACACCATCGGCAACAATTTCTCCTCCACCCACGGCGACCCGTGGACCGAGAAATACATCTTCCCCAATGGCATGCTGCCCTCGATCAAGCAGATCGCCGCTGCCAGCGAGCGGGTGTTCGTGATCGAGGACTGGCACAATTTCGGCGCCGACTACGACAGGACGCTGATGGCCTGGTGGGCCAATTTCGATGCCGCCTGGCCGAGCCTGCGCGACAGGTACGGCGATCGCTTCTGGCGCATGTGGCGCTTCTACCTGCAGGTGTTCGCCGCCATGTTCCGGGCCCGCAACATCCAGCTCTGGCAGGTGGTGCTGAGCCCGGGCGGCGTCCGCGGCGGCTATCGGCGGATTTCCTGA
- a CDS encoding GNAT family N-acetyltransferase has product MPPVLVSPNLTMRPATAADVASRLALGPEPDENLRLYGVQPDGAPFDRADAERWVNALIEHPYAWIIEGRSLLGVIRLDRVNLVDKRASLGIGLLQLEQQGRGIGTEAARRVLAYGFDTLGLHRVSVRVLADNGRAIRCYEKCGFQLEGRERETVFLDGAWRDDLIMGVLAHEFRRHSPRLSSTTICLESR; this is encoded by the coding sequence ATGCCGCCAGTCCTCGTCTCACCGAACCTGACGATGCGGCCCGCCACCGCGGCCGACGTGGCGTCGCGCCTCGCCCTGGGGCCCGAACCCGACGAGAATCTTCGCCTCTATGGCGTGCAGCCGGATGGCGCTCCCTTCGACCGGGCGGATGCGGAGCGCTGGGTCAACGCCCTGATCGAGCACCCCTACGCCTGGATCATCGAGGGCCGGTCGCTGCTTGGCGTCATCCGGCTCGATCGGGTGAACCTGGTCGACAAGCGCGCCTCCCTGGGGATCGGCCTGCTGCAGCTCGAACAGCAGGGGCGCGGCATCGGCACCGAGGCGGCGCGCCGGGTGCTCGCCTATGGCTTCGACACACTCGGGCTGCATCGCGTCTCGGTGCGCGTCCTCGCCGACAATGGCAGAGCCATTCGCTGCTACGAAAAGTGCGGCTTTCAGCTCGAGGGGCGCGAGCGCGAGACGGTGTTCCTCGATGGCGCCTGGCGCGACGATCTCATCATGGGCGTGCTGGCCCATGAGTTCCGGCGGCATAGCCCAAGGCTTTCATCAACCACGATCTGCCTGGAATCGAGGTGA
- a CDS encoding YciI family protein, translating to MRYMIILNNDPGMEQQTPTPELFAAMGQYNRALFDAGVLRAVEGLSNTRHDAQLTFSKGRRRVVDGPFTEAKELVGGFWIIETASKADALEWAARMPRIEGASIQVRRVSEIDDFKGAMPAEVIAEAEKLRAALAERGS from the coding sequence ATGCGCTACATGATCATCCTGAACAACGATCCCGGCATGGAACAGCAGACGCCGACCCCGGAGCTGTTCGCGGCCATGGGCCAGTACAACAGGGCGCTGTTCGACGCCGGCGTCCTCAGGGCGGTGGAAGGGCTTTCGAACACCCGGCACGATGCGCAGCTCACCTTCAGCAAAGGCCGGCGCCGAGTCGTGGATGGACCATTCACCGAGGCCAAGGAACTGGTCGGCGGCTTCTGGATCATCGAGACGGCGTCGAAGGCCGATGCGCTCGAATGGGCCGCGCGGATGCCGCGGATCGAGGGCGCGAGCATTCAGGTGCGGCGAGTCTCCGAGATCGACGACTTCAAGGGCGCGATGCCGGCCGAGGTGATTGCCGAGGCCGAAAAGCTTCGTGCCGCCCTGGCCGAACGCGGGAGCTGA
- a CDS encoding alpha/beta hydrolase, translating into MRPIIAACLAALAATPALAQIEHRQLLRSDGSTIDFSVDRPTAPSEGLLVLAQGSGCQPTRLNAKLATVRQAFPRYVAVMVEKYGIAPDAAITDGFTDCPAAFHGGHTVAQRVADYVAVLAELRLPSGTPLVLFGGSEGGLAVSMLAEQTQPAAAILLSSASGIPFSGMVLSTVPPEGHATIEAGFAAARADPQGATLFAGSSHRFWADILDRIPADSMLRSSAPFLIIQGGRDSSSPVAAARATADRFAASGKCNLTYWEFPAFDHGMQAPDGTSHLASVAAAAAGWVSSSSRDTESC; encoded by the coding sequence ATGCGCCCGATCATCGCTGCCTGCCTTGCGGCGCTCGCCGCCACCCCTGCGCTCGCCCAGATCGAGCATCGCCAGTTGCTCCGTTCAGACGGCAGCACGATCGACTTTTCCGTCGACAGGCCGACCGCGCCGAGCGAGGGCCTGCTCGTGCTGGCCCAGGGATCGGGCTGCCAGCCGACTCGGCTCAATGCCAAACTGGCGACGGTGCGACAGGCGTTTCCCCGCTACGTCGCGGTGATGGTCGAGAAGTACGGGATCGCGCCCGACGCAGCGATCACAGACGGTTTCACTGATTGCCCGGCTGCCTTCCATGGCGGGCACACCGTGGCGCAGCGGGTCGCCGACTACGTTGCGGTGCTCGCCGAACTGCGGTTGCCTTCGGGCACCCCGCTGGTGCTGTTCGGTGGGTCCGAGGGTGGGTTGGCGGTCTCGATGCTGGCGGAGCAGACCCAGCCTGCCGCTGCGATCCTGCTCTCGTCTGCCAGCGGCATTCCATTTTCGGGAATGGTACTGAGCACCGTGCCACCAGAGGGGCACGCAACGATCGAGGCCGGCTTCGCTGCTGCACGTGCCGACCCGCAGGGCGCTACGCTGTTCGCCGGCTCCTCGCATCGCTTCTGGGCCGATATCCTCGACCGCATCCCGGCCGACTCGATGCTGCGCAGCAGCGCACCGTTCCTCATCATCCAGGGCGGCCGGGACAGCTCATCGCCAGTGGCCGCGGCCCGCGCCACCGCCGACCGCTTCGCGGCGTCCGGCAAATGCAACCTGACCTACTGGGAGTTCCCGGCGTTCGACCATGGGATGCAGGCGCCGGACGGGACGTCGCACCTGGCGTCGGTCGCCGCCGCAGCAGCCGGCTGGGTCAGCAGCAGTTCCCGCGATACGGAGAGCTGCTGA
- a CDS encoding permease prefix domain 1-containing protein, whose product MPDPIAGLGERLLRAGISPSRTARYTAELTEHLADITDELIAGGMQPARAHAEALSRLGDPEILAAAMLGQPRLRSLSSRLPVLVWLALPLAAELGVIALLAVLLVAAGRQGLAPTAPQMVDLLLALAPLGIAWSIGVSALRRRAGFAWPVGGMLATLLAATALDLAIGSDAVAISLGGPAPGVLALYALVTIAPFLLLHRHLRVR is encoded by the coding sequence ATGCCTGACCCCATCGCCGGCCTAGGAGAACGGCTGCTCCGGGCCGGCATCTCGCCAAGCCGCACCGCCCGATACACCGCCGAACTCACCGAACATCTCGCCGATATCACCGACGAGCTCATCGCCGGCGGCATGCAGCCCGCCCGAGCCCATGCCGAAGCCCTGTCGCGGCTCGGCGATCCCGAAATTCTCGCCGCGGCGATGCTGGGGCAGCCGCGGCTGCGCTCGCTGTCGAGCCGGCTGCCGGTGCTGGTCTGGCTGGCGCTGCCGCTGGCGGCCGAACTCGGCGTCATCGCGCTGCTCGCCGTCCTGCTGGTCGCCGCCGGCCGCCAGGGGCTGGCACCGACGGCGCCGCAGATGGTCGATCTGTTGCTGGCGCTGGCGCCGCTCGGCATCGCCTGGAGCATCGGGGTGAGCGCATTGCGCCGTCGCGCCGGCTTCGCGTGGCCGGTCGGCGGCATGCTCGCCACGCTGCTTGCCGCGACGGCGCTCGATCTGGCAATCGGTTCGGATGCCGTCGCGATCAGCCTCGGCGGCCCTGCACCGGGCGTCCTTGCTCTCTACGCTCTCGTCACCATAGCGCCCTTCCTGCTGCTCCATCGTCACCTCAGAGTCCGCTGA
- a CDS encoding PadR family transcriptional regulator codes for MATSKNPPFLNSVPELLILQCLKRRQMYGYELVQAIRSATDDHIVLAEGVVYPVLHMLEREGALSTERRTVNGRSRIYYALTERGATRLAELAQVWRRLTAAIAGVLGEPRHA; via the coding sequence ATGGCGACCTCGAAGAACCCACCTTTCCTCAACAGCGTGCCTGAACTGTTGATCCTGCAGTGCCTCAAGCGCCGGCAGATGTACGGCTATGAGCTGGTGCAGGCCATCCGCAGCGCCACCGACGACCACATCGTGCTCGCCGAAGGCGTGGTGTATCCGGTGCTGCACATGCTGGAGCGAGAGGGGGCCCTGTCGACCGAGCGCAGGACCGTGAACGGCCGGAGTCGCATCTACTATGCGCTCACCGAGCGGGGTGCGACACGCCTTGCCGAGCTGGCACAGGTCTGGCGCCGCCTGACTGCTGCGATTGCGGGGGTGCTCGGGGAACCGCGCCATGCCTGA
- a CDS encoding LacI family DNA-binding transcriptional regulator — protein sequence MVSIKDVARVAGVSDKTVSRVVNGEPNVTADTIEKVQLAIADLGYIPNLAARSIRSNRTNIIGIITDYISTTPYSGDIVRGVQDWAGANNRTVLLANTDGDQKREANVWRTFKAHRIDGVLYVAMYHRVVVPAAGDVAIPTVLVNSHPEEGHAYPSIEPDDFGGSYELTRHLMGLGHRRIGYIRLNPLLLGADQRLDAFLAAARAGGIAESDLIIRLGMEGPIGREANYVYREALDILSMPDRPTALVCGNDEMALQAYLAALSLGLRIPDDITIVGFDDFRTVSLGLKPELTTVALPYYDLGWQGAEMLDRLVQGKGSETERRVLKCPVIARQSSARLGDRG from the coding sequence ATGGTCAGCATCAAGGATGTCGCCCGGGTGGCCGGCGTCTCGGACAAAACCGTCTCGAGAGTGGTCAACGGCGAGCCGAACGTCACCGCCGATACGATCGAGAAGGTGCAACTGGCGATCGCCGACCTCGGCTATATCCCGAACCTCGCGGCGCGCAGCATCCGCTCGAACCGCACCAACATCATCGGCATCATCACCGACTACATTTCGACGACGCCCTATTCCGGCGACATCGTTCGGGGGGTGCAGGACTGGGCCGGCGCCAATAACCGCACGGTGCTGCTGGCCAACACCGATGGCGATCAGAAGCGGGAAGCCAATGTCTGGCGCACCTTCAAGGCCCACCGCATCGACGGGGTGCTCTACGTCGCGATGTATCACCGCGTCGTGGTGCCGGCGGCGGGCGACGTGGCGATTCCGACGGTGCTGGTCAACTCGCATCCCGAAGAGGGCCATGCCTATCCTTCCATCGAACCGGACGATTTCGGCGGCTCGTACGAGCTGACCCGGCACCTGATGGGGCTCGGACACCGCCGCATCGGCTACATCCGGCTCAATCCGCTGCTGCTGGGGGCCGATCAGCGGCTCGATGCCTTCCTCGCGGCGGCACGGGCAGGCGGCATCGCCGAAAGCGACCTCATCATCCGCCTTGGCATGGAGGGTCCGATCGGTCGCGAAGCCAACTACGTCTACCGCGAAGCGCTGGACATTCTGTCCATGCCGGATCGGCCGACCGCGCTGGTCTGCGGCAATGACGAAATGGCGCTGCAGGCCTACCTCGCAGCGCTGTCGCTCGGCCTTCGCATTCCCGACGACATCACCATCGTCGGGTTCGATGACTTCCGGACGGTCTCACTCGGGCTCAAACCGGAGCTCACCACGGTGGCCCTGCCCTATTATGACCTCGGATGGCAGGGCGCCGAGATGCTGGATCGGTTGGTGCAGGGCAAGGGCAGCGAGACCGAGCGGCGGGTGCTCAAGTGTCCGGTGATCGCGAGACAATCCAGCGCCCGGCTCGGGGACCGCGGCTGA
- a CDS encoding ABC transporter substrate-binding protein yields the protein MNKTLLCTVAGLCLATSVAHAETITVLVEGGGHSLQQAAADAFTKETGITVNFVEVPYQGVFDKLTAEIASGTSNYDVATIDVVWNAAFAGHVEDLSDLFTDAVKADIPPALLADAKVDGKLIAMPAWANAEIVFYRKDLWEDPANQAAFKAQYGYDLAPPATWQQWRDMAKFFTKDGMFGTDVIGATSEEWMAEVLQAGSPGVILDDAGNVILDNQAHIDALENYRAPLCADKSAPDNALEINWGEAQNLFYQGQTAMMKFWAHAYRMTPEDSKIAGKVGVAPMIAGPAGIAGIPGPWYNVIPSTSEHKDAARQFVTYAIAHNALGIEAPLGLAATNSAYASYADKPGYEHFGPLMATLAAPATKGRPINEHYQELVDEAVMPAFQGALECKDNVAELLQDAAATARDILDK from the coding sequence ATGAACAAGACGCTCTTGTGCACGGTGGCCGGGCTATGCCTCGCGACCTCCGTCGCGCATGCCGAAACCATCACCGTGCTGGTCGAAGGGGGTGGTCATTCGCTGCAGCAGGCCGCTGCCGATGCTTTCACCAAGGAGACCGGCATTACCGTCAATTTCGTCGAGGTCCCCTATCAGGGCGTGTTCGACAAGCTGACCGCCGAGATCGCCTCGGGCACCTCGAACTATGACGTCGCCACCATCGACGTGGTCTGGAACGCCGCCTTTGCCGGCCATGTCGAGGATTTGAGCGACCTGTTCACCGACGCGGTGAAAGCCGACATTCCGCCGGCCCTGCTCGCCGACGCCAAGGTCGACGGCAAGCTGATCGCCATGCCGGCCTGGGCAAACGCCGAGATCGTCTTCTACAGGAAGGACCTGTGGGAGGATCCCGCCAACCAGGCAGCCTTCAAGGCGCAGTATGGCTACGACCTGGCGCCGCCCGCCACCTGGCAGCAGTGGCGCGACATGGCCAAGTTCTTCACCAAGGACGGCATGTTCGGCACCGACGTGATCGGCGCCACGTCCGAGGAATGGATGGCCGAGGTGTTGCAGGCCGGCTCGCCCGGGGTGATCCTCGATGATGCGGGCAATGTCATCCTCGACAACCAGGCCCATATCGACGCGCTGGAGAACTACCGGGCGCCGCTCTGTGCGGACAAATCCGCGCCCGACAATGCGCTCGAAATCAACTGGGGTGAGGCGCAGAACCTGTTCTACCAGGGCCAGACAGCGATGATGAAATTCTGGGCCCACGCCTACCGGATGACGCCCGAAGACAGCAAGATCGCCGGCAAGGTCGGCGTCGCGCCGATGATCGCCGGCCCGGCCGGCATCGCCGGCATCCCCGGCCCCTGGTACAACGTCATCCCGTCGACCTCCGAGCACAAGGATGCGGCACGCCAGTTCGTCACCTATGCGATTGCTCACAATGCGCTCGGCATCGAGGCGCCGCTCGGGCTGGCCGCCACCAACTCGGCTTATGCGAGCTACGCCGATAAGCCAGGCTACGAGCATTTCGGGCCGCTCATGGCCACGCTTGCCGCCCCGGCGACCAAGGGTCGGCCGATCAACGAGCACTACCAGGAACTGGTCGACGAAGCCGTGATGCCGGCCTTCCAGGGGGCGCTCGAATGCAAGGACAACGTCGCCGAACTGCTGCAGGACGCAGCGGCAACGGCGCGCGACATCCTGGACAAGTAA
- a CDS encoding carbohydrate ABC transporter permease: MTERRFVLLMLLPAMLFLGFLVVYPVVLLVYNSFFDVKLIDPSSRVWVGLGNYVEALTSKRILESALRTLKYSTFALFFELVFGLGAALLFAAIAKRSHWHRTIFALPLMISPIVAGLLWRFLLVGNIGILNYGLAGLGIIADPGAIKWLSDADIVIYSVAVADIWLTTSFVALVSYAGLTNIPQEVLEAARIDGTNAITRFWYITLPMLRPVLAVVVLVRGIDALKTFDLIWIQTQGGPRQASEVLSMNIYQRMVRYGDLGQASATATLFLLFMIALAGLAYWKIWRTDNG; this comes from the coding sequence ATGACCGAACGCAGGTTCGTGCTGCTTATGCTACTGCCAGCCATGCTGTTTCTGGGGTTCCTGGTGGTCTACCCGGTCGTGCTGCTGGTCTACAATTCGTTCTTCGACGTCAAGCTGATCGATCCGTCGAGCCGCGTCTGGGTCGGGCTCGGCAACTATGTCGAGGCCCTCACCTCGAAGCGCATCCTTGAGTCCGCCCTTCGGACGCTCAAATACTCGACCTTCGCCTTGTTCTTCGAGCTGGTATTCGGCCTTGGCGCGGCGCTGCTGTTTGCCGCGATCGCCAAGCGGTCGCACTGGCACCGCACCATTTTCGCCCTGCCGCTGATGATTTCACCGATCGTCGCCGGTCTGCTGTGGCGGTTCCTCCTCGTCGGCAATATCGGCATCCTGAATTACGGGCTGGCCGGGCTCGGCATCATTGCCGACCCCGGCGCCATCAAGTGGCTGTCCGACGCCGACATCGTCATCTACTCGGTGGCCGTCGCCGACATCTGGCTGACCACCTCGTTCGTCGCCCTGGTCAGCTATGCCGGCCTCACCAACATCCCGCAGGAGGTGCTCGAGGCGGCGCGCATCGACGGCACCAACGCCATAACCCGCTTCTGGTACATAACCCTGCCGATGCTGCGCCCGGTGCTGGCCGTGGTGGTGCTGGTGCGCGGCATCGACGCGCTCAAGACCTTCGACCTGATCTGGATCCAGACCCAGGGAGGGCCGCGTCAGGCGAGCGAAGTGCTGTCGATGAACATCTATCAGCGCATGGTCCGCTACGGCGACCTCGGCCAGGCCTCGGCCACCGCCACGCTGTTCCTGCTGTTCATGATCGCCCTTGCCGGCCTTGCCTACTGGAAGATCTGGAGGACCGACAATGGTTGA
- a CDS encoding carbohydrate ABC transporter permease, protein MVDRAPRDDGKLIINAVASVLVLSYALPYVYLVSTALKPAADVQQIPPSFFPAQLSLENFGTVIATAGLPQAFLNSVTVAVLTTLLSLLIAVPAAYVSALYRRRITVLFMLFALVTRMVPAVSLGVPLFQIMKALGLLDTTIGLVLAHTSTAVPLAMLLMAAFFDGVPKELEEAARIDGCSRFGAFWHIVLPVMPSGLAITALFSFIASWNEFLYALLLTSQHGKTAPIVIAEFNSVYGLAWGPMAAAAVLFSLPVILVTLILQKQIVGGLTFGAVKG, encoded by the coding sequence ATGGTTGACCGCGCTCCCCGGGACGACGGCAAACTCATCATCAACGCCGTCGCGTCGGTGCTGGTACTGTCCTACGCACTCCCCTATGTCTACCTCGTTTCGACCGCGCTGAAGCCGGCGGCGGACGTCCAGCAGATCCCGCCGTCCTTCTTTCCCGCGCAGCTCTCGCTGGAGAATTTCGGCACCGTCATCGCCACGGCCGGCCTGCCCCAGGCCTTCCTGAACTCGGTCACCGTCGCCGTGCTGACGACGCTGCTGTCGCTGCTGATCGCCGTTCCGGCCGCCTATGTCTCGGCCCTCTACCGGCGGAGGATCACTGTCCTCTTCATGCTGTTCGCGCTGGTCACCCGCATGGTGCCGGCGGTCTCGCTGGGCGTACCGCTGTTCCAGATCATGAAGGCGCTGGGCCTGCTGGACACCACCATCGGGCTGGTCCTCGCCCATACCTCCACCGCCGTGCCGCTGGCCATGCTGCTGATGGCTGCGTTCTTCGACGGCGTCCCCAAGGAACTGGAGGAAGCCGCCCGCATCGATGGCTGCAGCCGCTTCGGCGCCTTCTGGCACATCGTCCTGCCGGTGATGCCGTCGGGCCTCGCCATCACCGCGCTGTTCAGCTTCATCGCCAGCTGGAACGAGTTCCTCTACGCCCTGCTGCTCACCTCGCAGCACGGGAAGACCGCGCCCATCGTCATTGCCGAGTTCAACTCCGTCTATGGCCTCGCCTGGGGCCCGATGGCGGCCGCAGCGGTGCTGTTCTCGCTGCCCGTCATCCTCGTCACCCTGATCCTGCAAAAGCAGATCGTCGGCGGGCTGACCTTCGGCGCGGTGAAGGGCTAG
- a CDS encoding NosD domain-containing protein, translating into MPSANVYDVTEWPAGNAYEDIGAVINAIIADIKRRQTVRDSNDGGKPGAVIYIPPGDFRLRTQVVIDISFLRIAGSGHGFTSSSIRFNTPPAELERWHEIWPGGSRILVELAEPGEGAAGAAFLVQRAGNPRISSVEFADFCIDGLHFSDASNGDAENSYRNGKTGIHIASANDSFRITGMGMVYLEHGLVSHHADASTIDNNFIAECGSCIELRGMGQASKISNNLIGAGYHGHSIYAENFGGLLVSGNNVFPRGRSSIELSGVVRSSVTGNRLHAFYPGMLIFSGRCSENLVASNHFLRDHEPWAPMTRYDNGLDDQFGLLHLNGDNNSVIANHISASIDTRFLEPRGQRPVIIRIVSGTGNYVANNHIVATTERAPAGDASSSDCFSTQVEAILATENRAALDVIAIRVEPGSSRNTILDSGSAREVLMDMSANAFRATPVPGGAPN; encoded by the coding sequence ATGCCCAGTGCAAATGTTTACGACGTCACGGAATGGCCGGCGGGCAACGCGTACGAGGATATCGGCGCGGTGATCAACGCCATCATCGCCGACATCAAGCGGCGGCAAACCGTGCGCGACAGCAATGACGGCGGCAAGCCCGGCGCGGTCATCTACATTCCCCCCGGCGATTTCCGCCTGCGCACCCAGGTGGTGATCGATATCAGCTTTCTGAGGATTGCCGGCTCGGGGCACGGCTTCACCTCATCGAGCATCCGCTTCAATACGCCTCCGGCCGAACTCGAGCGCTGGCATGAGATCTGGCCGGGTGGCAGCCGCATCCTGGTCGAGCTTGCCGAGCCCGGCGAGGGCGCGGCGGGGGCGGCCTTCCTGGTGCAGCGGGCCGGCAATCCACGGATCAGCTCGGTCGAGTTTGCCGATTTCTGCATCGATGGCCTGCATTTCTCCGACGCCTCGAATGGCGATGCCGAGAACTCCTATCGCAACGGCAAGACCGGCATTCACATCGCCAGCGCCAACGACTCGTTCCGCATCACCGGCATGGGAATGGTCTATCTCGAGCACGGCCTGGTCTCGCACCACGCCGACGCCTCTACTATCGACAACAACTTCATCGCCGAATGCGGCAGTTGCATCGAGCTCAGGGGCATGGGGCAGGCCTCGAAGATTTCCAACAACCTGATCGGCGCGGGCTACCACGGACACTCGATCTACGCCGAGAATTTCGGCGGCCTGCTGGTCTCGGGCAACAACGTGTTCCCGCGTGGGCGCAGCAGCATCGAACTGTCCGGGGTCGTCAGGTCTTCCGTCACCGGCAACCGGCTGCACGCGTTCTATCCCGGAATGCTCATCTTTTCCGGCAGGTGCTCGGAGAACCTGGTCGCCTCCAATCACTTCTTGCGCGACCACGAGCCCTGGGCCCCGATGACCCGCTACGACAATGGGCTGGATGACCAGTTCGGCCTGCTGCACCTCAACGGCGACAACAACTCCGTCATCGCCAACCATATCTCGGCGTCGATCGACACCCGGTTCCTCGAGCCTCGCGGCCAAAGGCCGGTGATCATTCGCATCGTCTCGGGCACCGGCAACTATGTCGCGAACAACCACATCGTCGCGACCACCGAGCGTGCCCCGGCCGGCGATGCGTCCAGCAGCGACTGCTTCTCGACGCAGGTCGAGGCCATTCTCGCAACGGAAAACCGCGCGGCTCTCGACGTGATCGCCATACGGGTCGAGCCGGGCTCCAGTCGGAACACCATTCTGGATTCCGGCAGCGCTCGCGAAGTGCTGATGGACATGTCCGCGAACGCCTTTCGGGCCACCCCCGTGCCGGGCGGCGCTCCGAATTGA